A genomic segment from Alkalilimnicola ehrlichii MLHE-1 encodes:
- the hfq gene encoding RNA chaperone Hfq, with translation MAKGQSLQEPFLNALRKEKVPVSIYLVNGIKLQGQIESFDQFVILLRNNVNQMVYKHAISTVVPARNVRTAPPVPTETHAQSSEEFGNI, from the coding sequence ATGGCCAAGGGGCAATCGTTACAGGAACCGTTCCTGAACGCACTGCGCAAGGAAAAGGTGCCGGTATCCATTTATCTGGTCAATGGGATTAAACTGCAGGGGCAGATTGAATCGTTCGACCAGTTCGTGATTCTGCTCCGTAACAACGTCAATCAGATGGTGTACAAGCACGCCATCTCCACCGTCGTTCCGGCTCGCAACGTGCGCACCGCGCCGCCGGTCCCGACGGAGACCCACGCACAGTCCAGCGAGGAATTCGGCAATATCTGA
- the hflX gene encoding ribosome rescue GTPase HflX, translating to MFERPEGGERALLIHLDLDGDPRDTLDEFQALAESAGAEVVDAVRHRRHSPDPRFFLGRGKVEELAARIPAEGIDLVLIDHAISPAQERNLERAFRCRVLDRTGLILDIFAQRARSHEGKLQVELAQLRHIASRLVRGWSHLERQKGGIGLRGPGETQLEMDRRMLGTRIKQLERKLEKVRRQRAQGRQARRRQEFPVVSLVGYTNAGKSTLFNALTGSGLYADDRLFATLDTTLRRLELPDGQPVILADTVGFISDLPHGLVAAFRSTLEEVGESDLLLHVVDAADPDRREHARQVQQVLADIGASEVPVLTVYNKADLCQHPVGILRDDREAPEAVWVSAAAGRGLDELEEAVAECLGGGRVRGRVRLPAHQGRLRARFYQLGQVLDERVEEDGVIDLLVDLPRRELDRLRSNEGLTAPLETETALHDPS from the coding sequence CTGTTCGAGCGCCCCGAGGGGGGCGAGCGGGCGTTGCTCATCCATCTGGACCTGGACGGTGACCCGCGGGATACCCTGGATGAGTTCCAGGCACTCGCTGAGTCGGCCGGGGCCGAGGTGGTGGACGCGGTCCGCCACCGCCGGCACAGCCCGGATCCCCGTTTCTTTTTGGGGCGGGGCAAGGTCGAGGAACTCGCCGCGCGTATCCCCGCGGAAGGGATCGACCTGGTCCTGATCGACCACGCCATCAGTCCGGCGCAGGAGCGTAACTTGGAGCGGGCGTTCCGCTGCCGGGTGCTGGACCGTACCGGCCTGATCCTCGATATCTTTGCCCAGCGGGCTCGCTCCCATGAGGGCAAGCTGCAGGTGGAGTTGGCCCAGCTGCGCCACATCGCCAGCCGATTGGTCCGCGGCTGGTCGCACCTGGAGCGCCAGAAAGGCGGGATCGGCCTTCGCGGGCCGGGTGAGACCCAGCTCGAGATGGACCGGCGCATGCTCGGCACGCGCATCAAGCAACTGGAGCGCAAGCTGGAGAAGGTGCGCCGCCAGCGCGCCCAGGGCCGGCAGGCGCGTCGGCGCCAGGAGTTTCCGGTGGTCTCGCTGGTCGGCTACACCAACGCCGGCAAGTCCACGCTGTTCAACGCCCTGACCGGTTCCGGCCTCTACGCCGACGACCGCCTTTTCGCTACCCTGGACACCACCCTGCGACGGCTGGAACTCCCGGACGGCCAGCCGGTCATACTGGCGGATACGGTCGGTTTTATCAGTGACCTGCCGCACGGCCTGGTGGCCGCCTTCCGCTCCACTCTGGAGGAGGTGGGTGAATCCGATCTGCTGCTGCATGTGGTGGACGCAGCCGATCCGGATCGCCGAGAGCACGCGCGCCAGGTGCAGCAGGTACTGGCCGACATAGGCGCCAGCGAGGTGCCGGTGTTGACGGTGTACAATAAGGCCGACCTCTGCCAACACCCGGTCGGTATCCTCCGCGACGACCGCGAGGCCCCCGAGGCGGTCTGGGTGTCGGCGGCCGCGGGCCGCGGGCTCGACGAGCTTGAGGAGGCCGTGGCCGAGTGCCTGGGCGGTGGCCGCGTACGGGGCCGCGTGCGGCTGCCGGCCCACCAGGGGCGGCTGCGGGCCCGGTTCTATCAGCTCGGCCAGGTCCTGGACGAGCGGGTGGAGGAGGACGGTGTGATCGACCTGCTGGTGGACCTGCCCCGGCGCGAACTGGACCGGTTGCGGAGCAACGAGGGGCTTACAGCGCCCCTGGAGACTGAGACTGCGCTACACGACCCATCCTGA
- the hflK gene encoding FtsH protease activity modulator HflK: MAWNEPGGGNRDPWGGGNRGGGGGDNQGPPDLDEAINKVRDKVTQLFGGKKGGGAGNGGGSGQGFKGPGAKGIALLGGLVIAGWLASGIYIVDEGQRGVELTFGANTGVTQPGPHWHFPRPIGSVERVDVSEVRTIEIGYESMGERTRSVLREALMLTRDENIVNLKVAVQYRVSDPANYLFNFRFPDDTLKQLAESALREVVGKAEAPEDVEIGPGEDFGQLADELADQLTEEELQALMTGADETARAHITPLEWVLTQGRAQVADESERLIQEALDRYQAGITLVRVAIQDAQPPEEVQPAFADAIRAREDQQRTISRARAYANALLPRAEGQAARQREEAQAYRDQVIARAQGESERFTALLNEYERAPQVTRQRLYLETMERVLGNSSKIMIDVEGGQPLMYLPLDRMIDRRGVEQDGEDNDEARDLSMAPPLGGRDAVTPTERARDSLRTREVR; the protein is encoded by the coding sequence ATGGCGTGGAATGAGCCAGGTGGCGGTAACCGCGATCCCTGGGGTGGCGGCAACCGCGGTGGCGGGGGCGGCGACAACCAGGGGCCGCCCGACCTCGATGAGGCCATCAACAAGGTGCGCGACAAGGTCACCCAGCTTTTCGGTGGCAAGAAGGGCGGCGGTGCCGGCAACGGCGGCGGTTCCGGTCAGGGCTTCAAAGGGCCTGGCGCCAAGGGTATTGCCCTGCTTGGCGGTCTGGTGATCGCCGGTTGGCTCGCCTCCGGTATCTATATCGTGGACGAGGGGCAGCGTGGGGTGGAGCTGACCTTTGGTGCCAACACCGGCGTCACCCAGCCCGGTCCGCACTGGCACTTCCCGCGTCCCATTGGCAGCGTCGAGCGGGTGGACGTCTCCGAGGTGCGCACCATCGAGATCGGTTACGAGTCCATGGGCGAGCGGACCCGATCGGTGCTGCGCGAGGCCCTGATGCTCACCCGGGACGAGAACATCGTGAACCTCAAGGTGGCGGTGCAATACCGGGTGAGCGACCCGGCCAACTATCTGTTCAACTTCCGCTTTCCGGATGACACCCTGAAGCAGCTCGCGGAGAGCGCGTTGCGCGAGGTGGTGGGTAAGGCCGAGGCGCCCGAGGACGTGGAGATCGGCCCGGGGGAGGACTTTGGCCAGCTCGCCGATGAACTGGCCGATCAGCTTACCGAGGAGGAGTTGCAGGCGCTGATGACGGGGGCCGACGAGACGGCCCGCGCCCACATCACACCGCTGGAATGGGTGCTCACCCAGGGCCGTGCCCAGGTGGCGGATGAGTCGGAGCGGCTCATTCAGGAGGCGCTGGACCGCTACCAGGCCGGGATCACCCTGGTCCGGGTCGCCATCCAGGACGCCCAGCCGCCGGAAGAGGTGCAGCCGGCCTTCGCCGACGCCATCCGTGCCCGCGAGGACCAGCAGCGCACCATCAGCCGCGCCCGTGCCTATGCTAATGCACTGCTCCCGCGTGCCGAGGGTCAAGCGGCCCGCCAGCGGGAGGAGGCCCAGGCCTACCGCGATCAGGTGATCGCACGGGCCCAGGGTGAATCCGAGCGCTTCACCGCCCTGCTTAACGAGTACGAGCGGGCGCCGCAGGTGACCCGCCAGCGGCTCTACCTGGAGACCATGGAGCGGGTGTTGGGCAACAGCAGCAAGATCATGATCGATGTCGAGGGTGGTCAGCCGCTGATGTACCTGCCGCTGGACCGTATGATCGACCGGCGTGGCGTCGAGCAGGACGGGGAGGACAACGACGAGGCGCGCGACCTGTCCATGGCCCCGCCGCTGGGCGGCCGGGACGCGGTCACGCCCACCGAGCGCGCGCGTGACTCGCTGCGGACCCGGGAGGTGCGCTGA
- the hflC gene encoding protease modulator HflC encodes MNQMIKSVLIPVVVVAAILAYFSVFTVDEREFALKFRLGEVVRDDFEPGLHFKLPFVNNVRKFDRRVQTLDAEPQRFLTAENKNLIVDSFVKWRISDPTRFYVSFAGGDFQRANSRLREIVQQGLRDEFGQRTVENVISGERVEIMEILRERSAESVEDVGIAVLDVRLKRIDLPEDVNESIFQRMAAERERVARELRALGEEAGERIRADADRQRTVILAEAYRDAERLRGDGDAQSAAIYAAAYNDNPEFYAFHRSLGAYSQTFRSKEDMLVLSPDSEFFRYFNTNGLELPLGADE; translated from the coding sequence ATGAATCAGATGATTAAGTCGGTATTGATACCGGTTGTGGTGGTGGCCGCCATCCTGGCCTATTTCTCCGTGTTTACGGTGGACGAGCGGGAGTTCGCCCTGAAGTTCCGCCTGGGTGAGGTCGTGCGCGATGACTTCGAGCCCGGGTTGCACTTCAAGCTGCCCTTCGTCAATAACGTGCGCAAGTTCGACCGCCGGGTGCAGACCCTGGACGCCGAGCCGCAGCGCTTTCTCACCGCGGAGAACAAGAACCTGATCGTCGACTCCTTCGTGAAGTGGCGGATCAGTGATCCCACCCGGTTCTATGTCTCGTTTGCCGGTGGCGACTTCCAGCGTGCCAACTCACGGCTGCGCGAGATCGTCCAGCAGGGGCTGCGCGACGAGTTTGGTCAGCGCACGGTGGAGAACGTGATCTCCGGCGAACGCGTCGAGATCATGGAGATCCTGCGCGAGCGGTCCGCGGAATCGGTCGAGGACGTGGGGATCGCGGTGCTGGATGTGCGGCTCAAGCGCATCGACCTGCCGGAGGACGTCAACGAGTCCATCTTCCAGCGTATGGCGGCTGAGCGTGAGCGTGTGGCCCGCGAACTGCGGGCCCTTGGTGAGGAGGCGGGCGAGCGTATCCGCGCCGATGCCGACCGCCAGCGCACGGTCATCCTGGCCGAGGCCTATCGTGATGCCGAGCGCCTGCGTGGTGATGGTGACGCCCAGTCGGCCGCCATCTACGCCGCGGCGTACAACGACAACCCGGAGTTCTACGCCTTCCACCGCAGCCTGGGGGCCTACAGTCAGACCTTCCGGAGCAAGGAGGACATGCTGGTGCTCTCACCGGACAGTGAGTTCTTCCGGTACTTCAACACCAACGGTCTGGAACTCCCCTTAGGGGCCGATGAGTGA